The Mucilaginibacter sp. PAMB04168 genome contains the following window.
GGGGTGTTGCCCAAACTTGGTGGTGTCAATAACAGGCTGTGCCAGCGCGCTAACGCTCAAAAACAAAACAAGTGCACATGCTTTTAAAGCAATAAAAGAACAATACTTTGTTTTTTTGGCGGCCTGAGCAGCCGGTGATACTTCTATAAACATTGTTTCTTGCCGTTAATTAATCAATTTATACCTATTAAGCGCTTCCAGAAAATAGTAATCAGCGTATATAAGCGGCACATCGATTTCAATGCCGTGTGCAATGCTGCCAACGCTGTGTTTCAATAAAAATCCGCCGTTTTGCCCTGGCTGTGCCCTGTAAACGGGGCTGCTTAACGAATGCAGGATTTTGATGCCTGCATTGCGATAAATTGCCGCATCGGGCACTTTGAAGGCACTCAATTCTAACAGAGCCGAAGCGGTTACCGCAGCAGCAGATACATCACGATAGTTGATTGGGGTTTCGGGCGCATGAGAATTTACAGAAGGTAAATAGCCCTTTTGGTTAGCGTTAAAATCCCAATAACTCACGCCGTCAGCCGGCAGGTTTGCATGGTTAATATAAAATTGCGCCATTTTTTGTGCGGTTTCAAGATATCTTTTATCCCCCGTTTCGCGATAGGCCATAGTAAAACCATAAATACCCCATGACTGGCCACGGGCCCATGTTGAATTATTAGCATATCCCTGGGCCGTTTCTTTAGCCAGCACTTTGCCTGTTTGCGGATCGTAACAAACTACATGGTAGCAACTGTAATCGGGTCGTATCTGATTCTTTATTACATTGTTGGCATGCGTAATCGCTATATTTTTGTAGGTGGGATCACCGGTTACTTTTGAGGCGAAAAACAGCAGTTCGAGGTTCATCATATTATCTATAATCACCGGAAAATCATACTTGTGCTGCCCATCCCATGAGCCAAACCGGTTCCATGACCGTATGCTTCCCGTTTTAGGACTATACCTTGTGCTAAGCGATTTTGCAGCCTGTACAAGCACCTCTTTGTACTTTGTGTTTTTGGTAAGACGGTATGCATTGCCATAGCTGCAATACATCATAAACCCTAAATCATGGTGTTCCGTAAAATTTTTCAGTGGTTCAAGTTTTTCGGTCCACTTGATAGCCTGCTTACGCATATCCTCATCTTTGCCCAGCTCGTAAGCATACCACAGCGAGCCGGCAAAAAAACCTGATGTCCATTCATATTTGTTGGTAAGCACCACTTGCCCGCCCTTACCCGTGGTACGCGGAAACAACGTATCCACTTTGTTAGCAGTATCCAGCAAATGCTTAAGCTGCTTTTGGGCAAAAACATAATTCTCATTTACAAAAACATCTTTTTCAGTCCAGTAAGTAAATGCTAAAAAAACTAAGGATAAAATCACCGTAACAAAGCTGTATTTCTTCATATAATTAATAGCTGTTTTATGTTTTTGTATGCGTTTAATGTTAGTTAACATTGACTTTTACAGATTTTTGAACAAATTTTTCGCGGTTGACATCAATGCTGCCGCCAACAAAAACGGCGTTGAAAGAGCCCTTTGCAGCATACTTGTAAGTAAAGGCACTGGCACTTAAACTTTGGGTAGGATTTTTAATCAGCACTCCTACATCGGGCACCACCTTGCGCAGGTTTATACTGCCAATTATTGCCCAGGCTTCGGCCGTTTCTTTCGCGGTGGCTGCTGTTGTAGCTCCTGTTATCATCAGCTGGGTTGATGTGATGTTCCACAAATAGGTATTTTGTAAGGTGTAACCAGCCCAACCCGGGCTAAACGTATCAACCCCGTAAATTTGATAGGGAGTGGTAGAACTGTTTAAGTTGGCTATTTCGTAAGTGGTGCCGTCGGACAGTTCATTTTTAATACTAAAGCTGGTGATGGTCCAACGGTTTTGAATAGTGCCCGCAGCAGCATTGTATTTAAAGGCAAAAAATACGGGTTTGCCTGCCGAAGCAAAGTCTGACAGGTTGATGGCGCCCGAAGGCGTTGCGGAGGTACTGCCGCTTGATAAGGTGGCACGCGAGGTAATATCTGTCCAGGTGGCGGCTGCTATGTTGGCTTTGGTTGTTACAGTATCGCCTTTAGCCACTCCCTTAAAATCAGTTGATACCATTAACTGTAAAGAATTGGGCTGTGTGCCGCTTGCCCTAACTGAGTTAAAGGTGAGTACAGGCGTGCCGTCGGCAGTTGCGCGGCCGCTGTATTCAAATCTTTTGCCGGCTTCGCCTGAGTAAAAGGTAACTATATCCGGATTGCCATTGAACCTGAACCTGGCCGTATCACCAAGGGCAAGCGTTGATTTGTCAACACTTACTGTAAAATCGGTATCGCCGGTACTTAAGTCCTTTTGACAGCTGGCAAAAACCGTTGCCAGCATAAACAGGGTAATATATAACGTTCTCGACATTGTTTTAAATTAAAAGGTTTACCATCCGGGGTTTTGAGTCATTGCCCTGTTTACGTTTATCTCAAGGGCTGGAATAGGCAGCAGCAAGTATCTGGATGACGACGCTGCTGTGTTATAACCTAAGCTCCACAGCGCTTTATTAGTAGCCGTAGCATTTGAGCCATTTATTTCGGCAGCAGTAGCCGACATAACCTGTGTAAAAACGCCCCAGCGTATTAAATCGGGCTTGCGGAGCGCCTCAAAGCACAGTTCGCGGGCGCGCTCATCCATGATAGCCTGCCTGAAACTGTTTTTGCTCAGTCCAGGCGCAAGGTCGGCTACGGCACTGGCTACGTTAACCGGCAAGGCATATCCCCTGCGGCGTACCGAATTAATAGCATTGTAAGCTGTTGCTGTGGGGCCGTTTACTTCATTTTCGGCCTCAGCCAGCATCAGCAGCACATCAGCATATCGCAGTATCGGAAAGTTTTGGCCTGACTTAAATTGCTGCTTAGGCGACGAAAGCGGCTCAAACGAACGGCGCCACTTACCGCATGCCCTGTTGATAACGGCCGTTGCCGCATAAGGTACACGGGTGGCTGAAGTGGTTGTACTGGTATAAGTAAACGGTGCTATTGCCCAATCCCTGCGGCGGTCGGCAGCTTGATAAAGGTTGTAAAGCTTTATAGTGGTGCGCACGTTGCTCGAAGCGTACCCCGTATCCAAATTATTACAAGCAATGCCGTAAGTACCCAGGCGGCCACCTTCCGAAAATGCAGTGTTGTTACCAAACATATTAAAATCGGCTTCCCACATACATTCCTTTACATCATATACATCCTGCGCCTCGTTAATAAATATCTGGCTGTAAGGCGAGTTGGTATAGGTTAAATTAGGCGTGGTCAGCAATGCATTTTCGCCACTGTTTACTACTTTTTGTGCCCATGTAAGCGCATCTGCATACTTAGCTTTATCATTAAGGGGGTTACCCGCCATGTACAGGCACACACGGGCCAGCATACCCTCAACCGTAGTTTGCGATATGCGGCTGGAATTGCCTATTGTGCTTGCCTTATTCACTTTAAGCTCGGCATCCTGCATATCTTTCAATACCTGCGCGTACACCTGCGCTGACGGCGTGCGCGGTATTTCAACAACGTTTACGCTTTTAGTTGATGCCAGCTTAAGCGGAACATCGCCATAATTGCTCACGAGCATAAAGTGGTAAAACCCTCTTAAAAATAAGGCTTCACCTAAAATTGCCTGGCGTCGTTTTTCATCCATCACCGGTTTACTCACATTTTCAATAAGCAGGTTAGCCCGCTCAATGCCTATATAGCATTGCTCCCACAAACCGCTTACATAGCTGTTGGTATAATCGTACTGGTAAAACATAGGCGCAGCAAATGCATTTGCGCTGTTAGGATAAAAGGATTCGTCGGTGCAGTTGCCAAACTGAAACCACAAGCCGCTGGCGTAAAGGTACTCACTACCCAAGGGGTCGTATACGCCCGCAAGGGCTAAATTCAGGTCGGCTTCGCTATTAAAATAATTTTGTGGCTGCACAAAATCGGTAGGTTCTTTTTCGAGCAGCTTTTTGCACGAGCTTAACGCCATTATGGCTAACCCTAAAAGCAAAAGGAAAACTCTTTTTGTATATAATTGATTCATAATGGTTATTTTAAAAGCTTGCGTTTGCTCCCAGGGTTATAGTAAATGGCCGCGGATACGCCGAGTAGTCAACGCCGGGCGTTAATACCGAGTTGTATATGCTCACTTCGGGGTCAACGCCGCTGTATTTAGTCCAGGTAATGAGGTTTTGGGCAGCGCAATACATTCTTAAGGATTTAAGCCCCATGCGCTTTGCCGATTTTGCAGGCAGGTTGTAACCCAACTGCACTGTTTTTAAGCGCAGG
Protein-coding sequences here:
- a CDS encoding RagB/SusD family nutrient uptake outer membrane protein, with the translated sequence MNQLYTKRVFLLLLGLAIMALSSCKKLLEKEPTDFVQPQNYFNSEADLNLALAGVYDPLGSEYLYASGLWFQFGNCTDESFYPNSANAFAAPMFYQYDYTNSYVSGLWEQCYIGIERANLLIENVSKPVMDEKRRQAILGEALFLRGFYHFMLVSNYGDVPLKLASTKSVNVVEIPRTPSAQVYAQVLKDMQDAELKVNKASTIGNSSRISQTTVEGMLARVCLYMAGNPLNDKAKYADALTWAQKVVNSGENALLTTPNLTYTNSPYSQIFINEAQDVYDVKECMWEADFNMFGNNTAFSEGGRLGTYGIACNNLDTGYASSNVRTTIKLYNLYQAADRRRDWAIAPFTYTSTTTSATRVPYAATAVINRACGKWRRSFEPLSSPKQQFKSGQNFPILRYADVLLMLAEAENEVNGPTATAYNAINSVRRRGYALPVNVASAVADLAPGLSKNSFRQAIMDERARELCFEALRKPDLIRWGVFTQVMSATAAEINGSNATATNKALWSLGYNTAASSSRYLLLPIPALEINVNRAMTQNPGW
- a CDS encoding glycoside hydrolase family 88 protein, coding for MKKYSFVTVILSLVFLAFTYWTEKDVFVNENYVFAQKQLKHLLDTANKVDTLFPRTTGKGGQVVLTNKYEWTSGFFAGSLWYAYELGKDEDMRKQAIKWTEKLEPLKNFTEHHDLGFMMYCSYGNAYRLTKNTKYKEVLVQAAKSLSTRYSPKTGSIRSWNRFGSWDGQHKYDFPVIIDNMMNLELLFFASKVTGDPTYKNIAITHANNVIKNQIRPDYSCYHVVCYDPQTGKVLAKETAQGYANNSTWARGQSWGIYGFTMAYRETGDKRYLETAQKMAQFYINHANLPADGVSYWDFNANQKGYLPSVNSHAPETPINYRDVSAAAVTASALLELSAFKVPDAAIYRNAGIKILHSLSSPVYRAQPGQNGGFLLKHSVGSIAHGIEIDVPLIYADYYFLEALNRYKLIN
- a CDS encoding DUF5017 domain-containing protein, which codes for MSRTLYITLFMLATVFASCQKDLSTGDTDFTVSVDKSTLALGDTARFRFNGNPDIVTFYSGEAGKRFEYSGRATADGTPVLTFNSVRASGTQPNSLQLMVSTDFKGVAKGDTVTTKANIAAATWTDITSRATLSSGSTSATPSGAINLSDFASAGKPVFFAFKYNAAAGTIQNRWTITSFSIKNELSDGTTYEIANLNSSTTPYQIYGVDTFSPGWAGYTLQNTYLWNITSTQLMITGATTAATAKETAEAWAIIGSINLRKVVPDVGVLIKNPTQSLSASAFTYKYAAKGSFNAVFVGGSIDVNREKFVQKSVKVNVN